In a genomic window of Raphanus sativus cultivar WK10039 unplaced genomic scaffold, ASM80110v3 Scaffold5252, whole genome shotgun sequence:
- the LOC130507691 gene encoding small polypeptide DEVIL 5 has product MKTNSSSVGGTKRKMWSRGVGGVVREQKAKLYIIRRCVVMLLCWHD; this is encoded by the coding sequence ATGAAGACGAACAGTTCGAGCGTAGGAGGAACGAAGAGGAAGATGTGGAGCCGAGGAGTTGGAGGAGTGGTTAGAGAGCAAAAGGCTAAACTTTACATCATAAGGAGGTGTGTTGTCATGCTTCTTTGTTGGCATGACTaa